The Bacteroidia bacterium genome segment CAGATGCGCGAACTTTGGAATTTCCTATAGGGGTTCGTTATGAATTGAATAAGGGAGAACATTTGCAACCATTCATCGATGGAGGTATCTATGGAAAATTGTTTTTAAAACAATTCTTTGAATACGAATACTCTATATCGGAAGATCGGTTTATTAAAGAAACTGAGATCCGGAATAACAACTTCAATTTTGGGGGAATTTACACGTCTATTGGCAGTCGATTCAGGCTTACGAATAAATCTATGGCTGAGTTAAGTCTATTCTACAGGCAGGACTTGATTCCACAAGGTTCTGAGGGGCGAAAATTTTCGTTTTGGGGGATTAAAGGAGCTGTTCGCCTGGTTCCTTCCAGATAAATTTCCTGAAGTTCGGAGTATTAATATTTGAATTAAGGCAGAGTTGATAACATTAGCAAAGCCATAATAATCATTAAAGAGTTTTCTGTTAGCGTTACCTTTGTCATGGGTAAGTTGAAAACCGTTCCCAGGCAGGCACATTGAATTTCATTTTTCCGCAGCAAGGCCTGGCTTACTCCTACTGTTCCTATTCCTATAATCACGAGTGTGATAATATTTGTCAAAAAAAGGTTCGCTCCCCCCAAATAGGCTATCCCCAAACTTAATTCTATAAATGGATACACAAATGCATATCCCAACCACCGTTTTGCGATAGGATCATAGCCAGCGAAAGCATAAGCAAAGCCTTTTATATCCAACAATTTAAAAAAGGAGAATACGAGGAAAAAGCCCCCCATAAAATGTTTCATAGCTGTTTGGCTATTCCATTCTCCCGCCACAAACTGGCTTAGCCCCACCCCTAAAATCAGGTAGGCAAATATCAGAAACAAGGGAAATAATCTTTTGTAATTGTTTACTTGAATATCCTCTGATAAAGAAACTGTTTCTGCTATGATAGGCGAATGAAGTTCGCTTATGGTATAATTGCCTGCTTGATCCAGCGCTTTCTGTAATTTCTCAGTTTTTACATGGGAGTTCATTCCAATCCTGGCTTCACCCCTTGATAAATCTACCCTTACTTCGTTAATCCCAGATATTGCTTCCAAAGCCTGATGTACATGCTTTACACAACTATTACAGGTCATCCCTGATATCTCATAAGTTTGAATCATGATACTTCTTATTATTTATTACAAATATCCCTGTTGAGGTTGATATTACCTTTACATTATTTTGGTTAATGTTTCCAAAACCTTGTCTAGGAGGTATCAGGAGTAGGTCTTATTTATACAAAAAGAAGCGGACATACTTTCAATCAGTTTTTGGGATTTACTTCATCCAATGATTTTCGTCCAGGTTTAATTAGTTTTCTAAAAGCAGATGGGGAAAGACCTGTAATTTTTTTGAATTGTCCTGATAAATGTGCAGTACTACTATATCCGAGATCAAAGGCGATTTCTCCAATGTTTAGCTCTCCGTAAACCAAAAATTCCTTGACACGCTCAATTTTCTGGAGTGCAATATATTTTTCTATGGTAATTCCCTCCTTCATAGAAAATAACTTAGTCAAATGATGATAATTTATTCCTAATTCTTTTGATAGGAAATCTGAAAAATTCTGATACTCGGGCTTTTCCTTTTCATGGTGAATAACTTCAATTACAAGCCTTTTTACCGCTTCTATTGTTTCACTTTGCTTATCTCCAAGCAATTCAAATCCACTCTCCTGCAAAGCTTGTTTAATGCAGTTTTCTTCTTCTTTGGTCAACTCTTTTTTTAGGACGACTTTTCCTAATTCAATATGGTCTGGTTCAAAGCCTAATATTTTCAACTCTTCCTTCACAACTCGGATACAACGCTGGCAAACCATGTTTTTTATCGATAGAACTGTAGGTTGATTCATAATTAGTTAAAGAAAGTTTTTATTGTATACTATTATATATGTTTCACTCAAAAATCGGGATTAATTTCAGGTTATATTTTAAAAGAGTAAAGCCTCACTAAAACAAGCCTAACCATAAGGTATAAGTCCTTCATTACCAATTATACTAATAAAAATCGCTGAGCATATAAATTGAGCATTTTCGTCTTAAATAGTTGAAATATTATGAAAGGAAGGCAGCCTCAGAGAGCAATTATACGACTTAGACTTTAATTCATTGTTGTTTAGAATAAGAAGAGCCATGAATAATAGCTCAAACTCATAATGAATTTGAAATTATTATTAGTCAATAATGGTGGTGTGAATATTACAGTAGCCATATCCCCTAAGTATTTGGGTCATGAAATGCACATGATTGTAAAATTGAATTAATAGCCATAGATTTTGGAACCTCAACATAAAAAAAATAGAGAAAATCCCTTGAGATCCTTAATGAAGGATAATGTTTTTGAACAGCTTTCCGAATTGAACCTGATAGATGCTAATGGGCTTAGAAACTTCGTGATTAGGGAGAAATATAGAAAGCTGAGGTCACAAGAGTTCAAATCAAAGGAAGCATTGGATATCATACACCTTGAGTATAAAAACCTAGCTTACAATACCATTCGGAAGATTATTTTCCGAAAAGTATTAAAATGAGAAGGCAATATAATTATTCAATTACACAAACTTGGATTATTCAATCTGCCAATTAAAAGTATTTTCTAAATCAAGAAAATCGATTTTTCTTATTCTGTAATTTTTCAAGCAAATATATATTCTCTAGTTCTATCGTAAATGCATCGGTCTCTTGTCCAAATTTAAATACGGTCTCATAAGCAGCGATCTATCCCTAAACAAATTCATAAGCATACGCCTTAATTGGCTATCCTCTACAATTCCAAGTTTAAGACCTCTAAAAAATGTATGCTTAATCAATGAATCATTATATTAACTTTTCAAAAATAATCCTATGCGGAAACTTGCTACTTATTTTTTCCTTTTGTGTGTACTCGGTTGTGCAGAAAACAAGCCGGACATCAAATTTGTCCCCCTTCATTTTCGTGGAGTTGAAACCCCAGCTCCAAAGGGTAGTGAATTTCCATATCTTTTTGAAAAAGACGGTAAATTATATATGTCCTGGCTGGAAGAACGCGAAGACAGTAGTTTCCTCAAACTTGCTTTTAGGGATGGAGAAAACTGGAGCGAGGTGATGACAGCTGCCAAAGGGACGGACTGGTTTGTCAATTGGGCTGATTTTCCAGAAATACATGTAGGCGCAGATGGCAGTATGTATATGCATCATTTGGAAAAAACAGGAAATGGGACCTATGCCTATGGGGTAGAAGTTTCTCAAAAAGGCCCCAAAGAGATGCATTTTACGGACTTAGGGCAGCCATATACGGATACTTCTCAAACCGAGCACGGATTTGTTAGTTTCTTTTCAATAAAAGAAGAAGGTATGGCTATGGTTTGGCTTGATGGAAGAAAATACACTTCCGGAAAAGAGGAAATGAGCCTTCGCTCAGCAAAAGTAGATCCTTCGGGTAACTTTTATGAAGAAACTCAACTTGATGGGCGAACCTGTGATTGCTGTCAAACGGATGCAGCAGCTACCTCGACCGGAGCCATCGTTGTATATCGGGATCGATCCGAAGGGGAAATCCGGGACATATACCGCAGCATATATAAGAAAGGAGCATGGTTAGAACCTGCTCCAGTTGCCTCAGACAATTGGGAAATAAATGGTTGCCCTGTAAATGGACCTGCTGTGGCAGCCAAAGGGAACGAAGTTGCGGTTACATGGTTTACAGTTGCAAATGATACTCCAAAAGTAAAAATTGCCTTTTCTCATGATGGTGGTGAGCATTTTGACTCAGCTATCCGTATCGATGCTGGAAATCCTATTGGTAGG includes the following:
- a CDS encoding cation transporter; its protein translation is MIQTYEISGMTCNSCVKHVHQALEAISGINEVRVDLSRGEARIGMNSHVKTEKLQKALDQAGNYTISELHSPIIAETVSLSEDIQVNNYKRLFPLFLIFAYLILGVGLSQFVAGEWNSQTAMKHFMGGFFLVFSFFKLLDIKGFAYAFAGYDPIAKRWLGYAFVYPFIELSLGIAYLGGANLFLTNIITLVIIGIGTVGVSQALLRKNEIQCACLGTVFNLPMTKVTLTENSLMIIMALLMLSTLP
- a CDS encoding AraC family transcriptional regulator; the protein is MNQPTVLSIKNMVCQRCIRVVKEELKILGFEPDHIELGKVVLKKELTKEEENCIKQALQESGFELLGDKQSETIEAVKRLVIEVIHHEKEKPEYQNFSDFLSKELGINYHHLTKLFSMKEGITIEKYIALQKIERVKEFLVYGELNIGEIAFDLGYSSTAHLSGQFKKITGLSPSAFRKLIKPGRKSLDEVNPKN